A stretch of the Flavobacterium sp. 5 genome encodes the following:
- a CDS encoding PKD-like domain-containing protein gives MLLFSFVAYAQVNVKSENTKFVGIGDSPIFSRIMRLTTLNIQSSDCNLLPSTVDGSFQSCISNVGRFNSNVTCSGWQNVTPTSPDTWSTPIPSATVLNSNMIPSPDGGIFAGAIARYSDMTNPGVPEAFNTSISNLIPGEQYQIKFYQSNMTNFISSNVVGSVRWEVTFGNEIQTSANSLVEMAPKWTEQNLLFTAISETQDLIFKALEGTIIGNYDYLYAVIDGIKVTRKNFDCNNPCNSITGTIVINPTIKIDCKADVIANPYSQTISTEQMTAINLTSTVAGTTFNWTVSQEGTTGAVAGSGNSINQILTNIGIDIGHVTYTITPTLNNCSGTPIIVVISVAPKSYNPSIKIDVAGTCRNAGDCRFSTYCGVNIPVTYLDAPEGSAISLTLYKELSNPPRISLNISRVGTSNVWLLSYIETGPYSSVDFTLYLRDANGNVLSKLDQTISRQPMWESVPPCN, from the coding sequence ATGCTCCTCTTTTCATTTGTTGCATATGCTCAAGTAAATGTCAAAAGTGAAAATACCAAATTTGTAGGTATTGGAGATAGTCCTATTTTTTCAAGAATAATGAGATTGACTACTCTCAATATTCAATCAAGTGACTGTAATCTATTACCTTCGACTGTAGATGGATCTTTCCAATCTTGTATTAGCAATGTAGGAAGATTTAATAGTAATGTAACATGCAGTGGCTGGCAAAACGTTACTCCAACTTCTCCAGATACTTGGAGTACACCTATTCCTTCAGCTACCGTTCTTAATAGTAATATGATTCCATCTCCTGATGGAGGAATTTTTGCTGGAGCGATTGCAAGATATTCTGATATGACTAATCCAGGTGTTCCAGAAGCATTTAACACATCTATAAGTAATCTAATACCAGGAGAACAATATCAGATAAAATTTTATCAATCAAATATGACTAATTTTATTAGTAGTAATGTAGTTGGTTCTGTAAGATGGGAAGTTACATTTGGAAACGAAATTCAAACTAGTGCCAATTCTCTTGTAGAAATGGCTCCTAAATGGACTGAACAAAATTTACTATTTACAGCTATTAGCGAAACTCAAGATTTAATTTTCAAAGCTCTTGAAGGAACCATTATAGGTAACTATGATTATTTATATGCAGTAATTGATGGAATTAAAGTGACAAGAAAAAATTTTGATTGTAATAATCCCTGTAATTCAATTACTGGAACAATTGTTATTAATCCAACCATTAAAATTGACTGCAAAGCAGATGTAATTGCAAATCCTTATTCGCAAACCATTTCTACAGAACAAATGACTGCAATTAATTTAACAAGCACCGTTGCTGGAACAACTTTTAATTGGACAGTAAGTCAAGAAGGTACAACTGGAGCGGTTGCAGGTAGCGGAAATTCTATCAATCAAATTCTAACTAATATTGGGATTGATATAGGACATGTAACTTATACTATAACCCCAACATTAAATAATTGTTCCGGAACACCTATTATTGTTGTTATAAGCGTGGCACCCAAATCTTATAATCCTTCAATAAAAATTGATGTGGCTGGCACTTGTAGAAACGCAGGGGATTGTCGATTTAGCACCTATTGCGGAGTAAATATTCCGGTAACATATCTTGATGCACCTGAAGGCTCAGCTATATCATTAACACTGTATAAGGAGCTAAGTAATCCTCCCCGAATAAGTTTGAATATTAGTAGAGTAGGTACTAGCAATGTTTGGTTATTAAGCTATATCGAAACTGGCCCTTACTCAAGTGTTGATTTTACATTATATCTACGTGATGCTAATGGTAATGTACTTTCCAAACTTGATCAAACAATATCACGTCAACCAATGTGGGAATCAGTCCCACCTTGTAATTAG